One Sediminicola sp. YIK13 DNA segment encodes these proteins:
- a CDS encoding c-type cytochrome, which translates to MKVLLVIYISIVLLLANTLFQDNKLKESMERGSEIYADFCVTCHLTKGEGVPYTFPPLAKSDYLMNNREESIRGIKYGQRGEIVVNGKTYNNTMMPMGLTDDEVADVMNYITNSWGNKNDKMVTEEEVAAIGKR; encoded by the coding sequence ATGAAAGTTCTATTAGTTATTTATATATCCATAGTGCTGTTATTGGCCAATACCCTATTTCAGGACAATAAGCTAAAAGAAAGCATGGAGCGCGGGAGCGAGATCTATGCCGATTTTTGTGTTACATGTCATTTGACAAAAGGAGAAGGGGTTCCCTATACATTTCCACCTTTGGCCAAATCGGATTATTTGATGAACAATAGAGAGGAAAGTATCCGAGGTATCAAATATGGACAAAGAGGTGAAATTGTGGTGAATGGAAAAACATACAACAACACAATGATGCCTATGGGGCTTACAGACGACGAGGTTGCCGATGTAATGAATTACATTACCAATTCCTGGGGCAATAAGAATGATAAAATGGTTACCGAAGAAGAGGTTGCTGCTATCGGAAAAAGGTAG
- the nagB gene encoding glucosamine-6-phosphate deaminase yields MTNRQEEIEAKKFEKINTIIHQNSEEASLFVAKEIAQLIKQRQKVGKKVVLGLATGSTPTKMYEYLVRFHKEEGLSFSNVVTFNLDEYYPMQPDSIHSYVRFMNEHLFDHLDIKKENIHIPDGALPKEDVRSFCEHYEQKIKSFGGLDIQILGIGRTGHIGFNEPGSTITSKTRMVRLDRVTRLDAASDFFGHENVPTKALTMGVGSIMDAKRIILMAWGEGKSDIIRQAVEGEIKESVPATFLQRHDNCDFILDEASASSLTRIHTPWLVGECDWTDLRMKKATIWLSHTLGKAILKLTNEDYNEHGMGSMVAEKGSAEDINIKVFNQLQRTITGWPGGKPKADDHNRPERNTPIPKTSLIFSPHPDDDVISMGGTLLRLVDQGHEVHVAYQTSGNIAVFDDEVIRFMDFASDIQHENESLKQKYREVRDFLNHKGAGEADSLEVQHFKGLIRKGEALSACRYCGVKEENAHFQNLPFYETGTVKKKPYSEVDINLTKDLLKKIRPHQIFAAGDLSDPHGTHRVCLQVIYKALEQLKNEGAEWLQDCYVWLYRGAWQEWDIADMEMTVPIGPKDMRRKKNAIFKHQSQKDSAMFPGSDEREFWQRAEQRNQETAKKYDALGLAEYEAMEGFVRYHF; encoded by the coding sequence ATGACCAATAGACAGGAAGAAATCGAAGCCAAAAAATTCGAAAAGATAAATACCATTATCCACCAAAATTCGGAAGAGGCTTCTTTGTTTGTAGCCAAAGAAATTGCGCAACTCATCAAACAACGACAAAAAGTGGGTAAAAAGGTAGTTTTAGGCTTGGCCACAGGATCAACGCCCACAAAAATGTACGAGTATTTGGTTCGTTTCCACAAAGAAGAGGGTCTGAGCTTCAGCAACGTGGTTACCTTCAATCTGGATGAGTACTACCCTATGCAACCCGATAGTATCCATAGCTATGTGCGCTTTATGAATGAACATTTGTTTGACCATTTGGATATCAAAAAAGAAAATATCCATATCCCCGATGGCGCCCTTCCAAAAGAAGACGTAAGGTCGTTTTGTGAGCACTATGAGCAAAAAATAAAAAGTTTCGGCGGACTGGACATCCAAATATTGGGTATAGGAAGAACGGGGCATATTGGTTTTAACGAACCAGGGTCCACTATCACAAGTAAAACAAGAATGGTACGTTTGGACAGGGTCACCAGATTGGATGCCGCCAGTGATTTCTTTGGACATGAAAATGTTCCCACCAAAGCTCTTACTATGGGCGTAGGTAGCATAATGGACGCAAAACGAATTATCCTTATGGCGTGGGGCGAAGGGAAGTCGGACATCATCAGGCAAGCAGTGGAAGGTGAGATCAAAGAATCTGTTCCTGCCACCTTTTTACAGCGTCATGACAATTGCGATTTTATCTTGGATGAGGCTTCTGCCTCCTCCTTGACAAGGATTCACACTCCGTGGTTGGTGGGGGAATGCGATTGGACCGACCTAAGGATGAAAAAGGCAACCATTTGGCTATCGCACACCTTGGGAAAGGCGATATTAAAATTGACCAACGAAGACTATAACGAACATGGCATGGGGAGTATGGTGGCAGAAAAAGGATCAGCCGAAGATATCAATATAAAGGTCTTCAATCAATTACAGAGAACCATTACTGGATGGCCTGGAGGAAAACCCAAGGCCGATGACCATAACAGACCAGAACGAAACACCCCAATCCCAAAAACCTCTTTAATATTCAGTCCACACCCAGATGATGATGTCATATCCATGGGTGGCACATTATTACGTTTGGTAGATCAGGGCCATGAAGTGCATGTAGCCTACCAAACCTCAGGTAACATCGCAGTTTTTGATGATGAAGTGATTCGTTTTATGGATTTTGCCAGTGATATCCAACATGAAAATGAATCCTTAAAACAAAAATACAGGGAAGTAAGGGACTTCTTAAACCATAAGGGCGCCGGGGAAGCAGATAGCTTGGAAGTACAGCATTTTAAAGGGCTCATCAGAAAAGGGGAAGCGCTTTCCGCTTGCCGATACTGCGGCGTAAAAGAAGAAAATGCCCATTTTCAGAATCTGCCGTTTTATGAAACGGGTACGGTAAAGAAAAAGCCGTATTCGGAAGTTGATATCAACCTTACCAAAGACCTATTAAAAAAGATAAGACCCCACCAAATTTTTGCCGCGGGAGATCTTTCTGACCCCCATGGGACCCATAGGGTATGCCTACAGGTAATTTATAAGGCCTTGGAGCAATTAAAAAACGAGGGAGCCGAGTGGCTCCAAGATTGTTACGTCTGGTTGTATAGGGGCGCATGGCAGGAATGGGATATTGCAGATATGGAAATGACGGTTCCTATTGGACCAAAAGACATGCGTAGGAAAAAGAATGCCATTTTTAAACACCAATCCCAAAAAGACAGTGCCATGTTCCCAGGAAGCGATGAAAGGGAATTTTGGCAGCGTGCAGAGCAACGAAACCAAGAGACCGCCAAGAAATACGATGCCTTAGGATTGGCGGAATATGAAGCTATGGAAGGCTTTGTACGGTATCATTTTTAA
- a CDS encoding N-acetylmuramic acid 6-phosphate etherase: MSKYNKITEEASQYESLEQMETTTILESMNAEDKKVADAVERTIPQITKLVDALALRFERGGRLFYIGAGTSGRLGILDASEIPPTFGMPHDRVIGIIAGGDSAIRKAVEGAEDDTQQAWKDLEAHKPTVNDTVIGIAASGTTPYVLGGVVAAMNNGLLTGCITNNPGSPLTTAVEIPIAINVGPEFVTGSTRMKSGTAQKLVLNMISTALMIKIGRVKGNKMVNMQLSNKKLVDRGTRYLVEALEIPYDDAERLLQLHGSVKKAIDAYQK, translated from the coding sequence ATGTCCAAATACAACAAAATTACAGAGGAAGCCTCACAGTATGAAAGTCTGGAACAGATGGAGACAACGACCATTTTGGAAAGCATGAATGCTGAGGATAAGAAAGTGGCGGACGCTGTTGAGAGGACTATTCCCCAGATTACAAAACTTGTAGATGCATTGGCCCTCCGCTTTGAAAGAGGTGGAAGACTGTTCTACATTGGTGCAGGTACCAGCGGGCGGTTAGGGATATTGGATGCCTCAGAAATACCTCCAACTTTTGGGATGCCCCATGATAGGGTGATAGGTATTATTGCAGGGGGCGATAGTGCTATTAGAAAGGCAGTGGAAGGTGCAGAAGATGATACCCAACAAGCCTGGAAAGATTTGGAGGCTCATAAACCTACAGTAAACGACACCGTAATAGGGATAGCCGCGTCTGGGACTACCCCTTATGTATTGGGAGGAGTGGTAGCTGCAATGAATAATGGCTTGCTTACGGGTTGTATCACCAATAATCCTGGATCCCCATTGACCACTGCCGTGGAAATTCCAATTGCCATTAATGTCGGCCCCGAATTTGTTACCGGAAGTACCAGAATGAAAAGCGGTACAGCCCAGAAATTGGTGCTCAATATGATCTCCACTGCCCTAATGATTAAAATAGGGAGGGTAAAGGGCAACAAAATGGTGAACATGCAACTCAGCAACAAGAAATTGGTAGATCGTGGCACGCGATATTTGGTGGAAGCTTTGGAAATCCCTTATGACGATGCCGAACGATTATTGCAACTGCACGGCTCCGTTAAAAAGGCCATAGACGCTTATCAAAAATAG
- a CDS encoding DeoR/GlpR family DNA-binding transcription regulator: MLKEERQRTILTEVVLHNRVLLTDIAENLNVSIDTVRRDVKELDAEGKLKKVHGGAIALGFTNYTPKNDNTYALTEKSVIAEKAVRLIKEGSVIFIDGGTTCLELARAIPSKMQLTCFTHSLPVALELLNKTNIEVIFVGGQLSKDAQMAIGASTVYNLSQIKVDYGFIGTGYVDAAFGLTEFDWDIVQVKKAVMDASKKSVLLCISEKLNSQHRYKTCDINSVNIMITELNPENKQLDSFRNHDIHLL, encoded by the coding sequence TTGTTAAAAGAAGAACGCCAGAGAACCATATTGACCGAAGTGGTCTTGCACAATAGGGTGCTACTGACCGACATTGCTGAAAATCTAAATGTCTCTATTGATACTGTACGAAGGGACGTGAAGGAATTGGACGCGGAAGGGAAACTTAAAAAGGTTCACGGTGGTGCCATAGCTTTGGGCTTTACCAACTACACTCCTAAAAACGACAACACTTATGCCTTGACAGAAAAGTCAGTGATTGCCGAAAAGGCAGTACGTCTTATAAAAGAGGGGAGTGTAATTTTTATTGATGGGGGTACCACGTGCCTGGAATTGGCTAGGGCCATCCCTTCTAAAATGCAGCTTACCTGTTTTACACATAGTTTGCCTGTTGCTTTGGAATTATTGAACAAAACTAATATAGAAGTTATTTTTGTGGGAGGACAACTATCCAAAGATGCCCAAATGGCGATAGGGGCAAGCACGGTATACAACCTATCCCAAATTAAGGTAGATTATGGTTTTATAGGTACTGGTTATGTGGATGCTGCCTTTGGGCTGACCGAGTTCGATTGGGATATTGTTCAGGTGAAAAAAGCGGTTATGGACGCTTCAAAAAAATCGGTACTTTTGTGCATCTCGGAGAAATTGAACTCCCAGCATCGATACAAAACCTGCGATATAAATTCAGTAAACATTATGATTACGGAATTAAATCCAGAGAACAAACAATTAGACTCTTTTAGAAACCACGATATCCACTTACTATAA
- a CDS encoding PQQ-dependent sugar dehydrogenase yields the protein MKISIVFLYLFVVMTTISCGQEPENKAKTAESVAITFETVVDGISIPWGMVMLPDGAFLITDKSGDLIHFKDGKKTSVENVPEVYVRGQGGLLDIELHPNYKENGWIYISYASSEGEEKGGHTAVMRAKLQDFKLVDNQLLYKATPNTTAGQHFGSRLEFDNDGYLFFSIGERGDRDVNPQDIKRDGGKIYRIKDDGSIPADNPFVNEAGAKKAIYSYGHRNPQGLIKHPETGEMWDHEHGPRGGDEINIIKKGKNYGWPVITYGINYSGTPITDKTEMEGMEQPIHYWVPSIAPSGMVMVTSDKYPNWKGNLLVGSLVFQYLERLAMEGEKVVYREKLLEDIGRVRSVYQAPDGFIYIGVEGKGVLKLVPSE from the coding sequence ATGAAAATTAGTATTGTATTTCTCTATTTATTCGTTGTAATGACAACCATTTCTTGTGGACAAGAACCAGAAAACAAGGCGAAAACCGCAGAAAGTGTAGCCATAACCTTTGAAACGGTAGTTGATGGAATTTCTATTCCATGGGGCATGGTTATGCTCCCAGATGGTGCTTTTTTGATCACCGATAAATCTGGAGATCTCATCCATTTTAAGGATGGAAAGAAAACAAGTGTAGAAAATGTTCCTGAGGTTTATGTACGGGGACAAGGGGGACTTTTAGATATAGAATTGCATCCAAATTATAAAGAAAATGGTTGGATCTATATTTCTTATGCATCATCTGAAGGGGAAGAAAAAGGTGGACATACTGCCGTAATGAGGGCAAAATTGCAAGATTTTAAATTGGTGGACAACCAGTTATTATACAAAGCAACTCCCAATACCACGGCCGGACAGCATTTTGGATCCAGATTGGAGTTTGATAATGATGGTTATTTATTCTTTTCCATTGGAGAACGTGGGGACAGGGATGTAAACCCACAGGATATTAAACGGGATGGTGGTAAAATCTATAGGATTAAGGATGATGGAAGCATCCCTGCCGATAATCCTTTTGTGAATGAAGCAGGAGCCAAAAAAGCCATTTACAGTTACGGACATAGAAATCCCCAAGGTTTGATAAAACACCCGGAAACAGGTGAAATGTGGGACCATGAACATGGACCTAGAGGAGGGGATGAAATAAATATCATTAAAAAGGGCAAAAACTATGGATGGCCTGTAATAACCTATGGTATCAATTACAGTGGCACCCCTATTACCGATAAAACCGAAATGGAAGGAATGGAGCAACCCATCCATTACTGGGTACCCTCTATTGCTCCCAGTGGCATGGTGATGGTCACCTCAGATAAATACCCAAATTGGAAGGGCAATTTACTGGTGGGCTCCCTTGTTTTTCAATATTTGGAAAGATTGGCCATGGAAGGGGAAAAAGTAGTCTACCGTGAAAAACTTTTGGAAGATATAGGTAGGGTCAGAAGTGTCTACCAGGCCCCAGACGGATTTATTTATATAGGTGTTGAAGGCAAGGGAGTACTGAAACTCGTTCCTTCAGAATAG